One part of the Arabidopsis thaliana chromosome 1 sequence genome encodes these proteins:
- the NHO1 gene encoding Actin-like ATPase superfamily protein (nonhost resistance to P. s. phaseolicola 1 (NHO1); CONTAINS InterPro DOMAIN/s: Carbohydrate kinase, FGGY, conserved site (InterPro:IPR018483), Glycerol kinase (InterPro:IPR005999), Carbohydrate kinase, FGGY (InterPro:IPR000577), Carbohydrate kinase, FGGY, N-terminal (InterPro:IPR018484), Carbohydrate kinase, FGGY, C-terminal (InterPro:IPR018485); Has 35333 Blast hits to 34131 proteins in 2444 species: Archae - 798; Bacteria - 22429; Metazoa - 974; Fungi - 991; Plants - 531; Viruses - 0; Other Eukaryotes - 9610 (source: NCBI BLink).) has product MAKENGFIGSIDQGTTSTRFIIYDHDARPVASHQVEFTQFYPEAGWVEHDPMEILESVKVCIAKALDKATADGHNVDGGLKAIGLTDQRETTVVWSKSTGLPLHKAIVWMDARTSSICRRLEKELSGGRSHFVESCGLPISTYFSAMKLLWLMENVDDVKDAIKKGDAIFGTIDTWLIWNMTGGINGGLHVTDVTNASRTMLMNLKTLSWDQDTLKTLGIPAEILPKIVSNSEVIGEICKGWPIPGIKIAGCLGDQHAAMLGQACRKGEAKSTYGTGAFILLNTGEVPIKSGHGLLTTLAYKLGPQAQTNYALEGSIAIAGAAVQWLRDSLGIIKSASEIEDLAAMVDSTGGVYFVPAFNGLFAPWWREDARGVCIGITRFTNKSHIARAVLESMCFQVKDVLDSMNKDAGEKGSLNNGKGEFLLRVDAVGFWKEADIFESGEKAKNSKVFRPAMEEGIRKKKVASWCKAVERTFDLADLSI; this is encoded by the exons atggcaaaagaaaatggatttaTAGGATCAATCGATCAAGGAACCACCAGCACCAGATTCATCATTTACGACCACGATGCTCGTCCTGTTGCTTCTCATCAAGTCGAGTTCACTCAGTTCTATCCCGAAGCTGG ATGGGTGGAACACGATCCAATGGAGATACTGGAAAGTGTGAAAGTGTGCATTGCAAAGGCTCTCGACAAAGCCACTGCCGATGGACACAACGTCGACGGTGGCTTGAAGGCCATTGGGCTTACAGATCAGAGAGAGACTACTGTTGTTTGGAGCAAATCCACTGGCCTTCCTCTCCACAAGGCTATTGTCTGGATGGATGCTCGTACCAGCTCCATCTGCAG GAGACTAGAGAAAGAACTCTCGGGAGGAAGATCCCATTTTGTGGAGTCTTGCGGCTTGCCAATAAGCACATACTTCTCTGCCATGAAGCTGCTTTGGCTCATGGAGAATGTGGATGATGTCAAAGACGCTATCAAGAAAGGGGATGCCATCTTTGGCACTATCGACACATGGTTGATCTGGAACATGACTGGCGGTATCAATGGCGGCCTTCATGTCACTGATGTCACCAATGCTTCACGGACAATGCTCATGAACCTCAAAACCTTGAGCTGGGACCAGGACACTTTGAAGACACTTGGCATACCGGCTGAAATCTTGCCCAAGATTGTCAGCAATTCAGAAGTGATTGGAGAGATCTGCAAAGGCTGGCCTATTCCCGGTATCAAGATTGCTGGATGTCTTGGTGATCAGCATGCTGCGATGTTGGGGCAAGCTTGCAGAAAAGGCGAGGCGAAGAGTACTTATGGCACAGGTGCTTTCATTCTTCTCAACACCGGAGAAGTGCCAATCAAATCAGGTCATGGTCTTCTGACCACGTTGGCCTACAAGCTCGGTCCTCAAGCACAGACAAACTATGCATTGGAGGGTTCGATTGCCATAGCAGGAGCTGCTGTTCAGTGGCTTAGAGACAGCCTTGGGATAATCAAAAGCGCCTCTGAGATCGAAGATTTGGCAGCAATGGTAGATTCTACAGGAGGAGTGTACTTTGTGCCAGCGTTCAACGGCTTGTTTGCTCCTTGGTGGAGAGAAGACGCACGTGGTGTGTGCATTGGAATCACGAGGTTCACCAACAAGTCTCACATTGCTCGGGCTGTGCTGGAGAGCATGTGTTTCCAGGTGAAAGACGTCCTTGACTCCATGAACAAAGATGCAGGTGAAAAGGGTTCCCTTAATAACGGGAAAGGGGAGTTCTTGCTCAGAGTTGATG CTGTGGGATTCTGGAAGGAAGCAGACATATTCGAGTCGGGAGAGAAGGCGAAGAACTCCAAAGTTTTCAGACCCGCTATGGAAGAAGGAAtcaggaagaagaaagtggcGTCTTGGTGCAAAGCGGTGGAAAGAACATTTGATCTCGCTGACCTCTCTATCTAA
- the NHO1 gene encoding Actin-like ATPase superfamily protein (nonhost resistance to P. s. phaseolicola 1 (NHO1); CONTAINS InterPro DOMAIN/s: Carbohydrate kinase, FGGY, conserved site (InterPro:IPR018483), Glycerol kinase (InterPro:IPR005999), Carbohydrate kinase, FGGY (InterPro:IPR000577), Carbohydrate kinase, FGGY, N-terminal (InterPro:IPR018484), Carbohydrate kinase, FGGY, C-terminal (InterPro:IPR018485); Has 17039 Blast hits to 17024 proteins in 2439 species: Archae - 160; Bacteria - 12245; Metazoa - 663; Fungi - 209; Plants - 115; Viruses - 0; Other Eukaryotes - 3647 (source: NCBI BLink).), with protein sequence MAKENGFIGSIDQGTTSTRFIIYDHDARPVASHQVEFTQFYPEAGWVEHDPMEILESVKVCIAKALDKATADGHNVDGGLKAIGLTDQRETTVVWSKSTGLPLHKAIVWMDARTSSICRRLEKELSGGRSHFVESCGLPISTYFSAMKLLWLMENVDDVKDAIKKGDAIFGTIDTWLIWNMTGGINGGLHVTDVTNASRTMLMNLKTLSWDQDTLKTLGIPAEILPKIVSNSEVIGEICKGWPIPGIKIAGCLGDQHAAMLGQACRKGEAKSTYGTGAFILLNTGEVPIKSGHGLLTTLAYKLGPQAQTNYALEGSIAIAGAAVQWLRDSLGIIKSASEIEDLAAMVDSTGGVYFVPAFNGLFAPWWREDARGVCIGITRFTNKSHIARAVLESMCFQVKDVLDSMNKDAGEKGSLNNGKGEFLLRVDGGATANNLLMQIQADLMGSPVVRPVDIETTALGAAYAAGLAVGFWKEADIFESGEKAKNSKVFRPAMEEGIRKKKVASWCKAVERTFDLADLSI encoded by the exons atggcaaaagaaaatggatttaTAGGATCAATCGATCAAGGAACCACCAGCACCAGATTCATCATTTACGACCACGATGCTCGTCCTGTTGCTTCTCATCAAGTCGAGTTCACTCAGTTCTATCCCGAAGCTGG ATGGGTGGAACACGATCCAATGGAGATACTGGAAAGTGTGAAAGTGTGCATTGCAAAGGCTCTCGACAAAGCCACTGCCGATGGACACAACGTCGACGGTGGCTTGAAGGCCATTGGGCTTACAGATCAGAGAGAGACTACTGTTGTTTGGAGCAAATCCACTGGCCTTCCTCTCCACAAGGCTATTGTCTGGATGGATGCTCGTACCAGCTCCATCTGCAG GAGACTAGAGAAAGAACTCTCGGGAGGAAGATCCCATTTTGTGGAGTCTTGCGGCTTGCCAATAAGCACATACTTCTCTGCCATGAAGCTGCTTTGGCTCATGGAGAATGTGGATGATGTCAAAGACGCTATCAAGAAAGGGGATGCCATCTTTGGCACTATCGACACATGGTTGATCTGGAACATGACTGGCGGTATCAATGGCGGCCTTCATGTCACTGATGTCACCAATGCTTCACGGACAATGCTCATGAACCTCAAAACCTTGAGCTGGGACCAGGACACTTTGAAGACACTTGGCATACCGGCTGAAATCTTGCCCAAGATTGTCAGCAATTCAGAAGTGATTGGAGAGATCTGCAAAGGCTGGCCTATTCCCGGTATCAAGATTGCTGGATGTCTTGGTGATCAGCATGCTGCGATGTTGGGGCAAGCTTGCAGAAAAGGCGAGGCGAAGAGTACTTATGGCACAGGTGCTTTCATTCTTCTCAACACCGGAGAAGTGCCAATCAAATCAGGTCATGGTCTTCTGACCACGTTGGCCTACAAGCTCGGTCCTCAAGCACAGACAAACTATGCATTGGAGGGTTCGATTGCCATAGCAGGAGCTGCTGTTCAGTGGCTTAGAGACAGCCTTGGGATAATCAAAAGCGCCTCTGAGATCGAAGATTTGGCAGCAATGGTAGATTCTACAGGAGGAGTGTACTTTGTGCCAGCGTTCAACGGCTTGTTTGCTCCTTGGTGGAGAGAAGACGCACGTGGTGTGTGCATTGGAATCACGAGGTTCACCAACAAGTCTCACATTGCTCGGGCTGTGCTGGAGAGCATGTGTTTCCAGGTGAAAGACGTCCTTGACTCCATGAACAAAGATGCAGGTGAAAAGGGTTCCCTTAATAACGGGAAAGGGGAGTTCTTGCTCAGAGTTGATGGTGGTGCCACAGCTAACAACCTTCTGATGCAGATTCAG GCTGATCTGATGGGAAGTCCGGTGGTGAGGCCAGTGGACATAGAGACAACAGCATTAGGAGCAGCCTATGCAGCTGGATTAGCTGTGGGATTCTGGAAGGAAGCAGACATATTCGAGTCGGGAGAGAAGGCGAAGAACTCCAAAGTTTTCAGACCCGCTATGGAAGAAGGAAtcaggaagaagaaagtggcGTCTTGGTGCAAAGCGGTGGAAAGAACATTTGATCTCGCTGACCTCTCTATCTAA